In Paenibacillus stellifer, the DNA window TCAAGCTCATCCGCTGTAATCGGTTCGAAAGGCTGCTTGTCCGGAAGCTGCGCTACCCAGGCTCTGAGCATCAGCCGGTCCAAGGAGATATCGCCAATAGTCTCACGGCCTTCAAACAGATGATTGGCTGTCTCCAGATATGTCCCTGCAAGGGAATGTAATTGAAAGGCATGTCCCTCATAGCCGTCGGCTTCAAGCGACGCAACCTGCTGCACCGAAATGTCGGGAAACGGCTTCCCGTAATTCCACATCCCGTTCTCCAGTCTCCCTGTAAGATCAAGCCATTTCTTCATTCGGCTCCTCCGTTCATACCTTTATGCTGACATTCTCGCCGGATGCTGACCATTCTCGCCGGGACTTCCAGTCGTCCTATCCCTTCCGACCATACTGATAGCCCAGCAGAGTCTCTCTCACGCGCTGTTCATCGGAAGGAAGCAGCGGCAGCCGGGTTTCCGCGCTTTTGAACAAGCCCAGATGATGGTACAAGGCTTTGGTCGTCGGGATTTCATCTCCGGGGCCGAACATATGAATGAAGGGGAGAATCGTTCTTGCGAATACCGCGAAGCTCTCCTCACGTCTTCCCTCCTGGTACAGATCCCAGCCTTCCTTGAATTCCTTCGGGTAAATAATCGGGGCAATGATCATGTTCCCGTCCACTCCCGCCTCAATAGCGCGGTAACAAATAATATCGTCTCCGCCGAATACCGCCAATCCGCCATCCTTCTTCAGCGCGCGAATCTTGCCCATGTTGTGATCGGTCATCTTGATCGCCTTGATAGCCGGGACGGCTGCCGCCAGCTCGATCAGCTGCTGGGCCGTGTAGAAGGTGTTGGTCGTTACCGGGTTGTCGTAGAAAATAATCTGCAAGCCGGTCTGTTCCGCCAGGCTTCCCACATACTCCTTGACCATCTCCAGCGAGTTCGGGAAATAGTAGGGACTCGGAACAAGCGCCGAGCGGATTCCTGCATCCGCCGCCGCCTTGCCGATGCCGGCCGCTTCCTGCAAATTCGTATGTCCGAGACCGATCACAACATGCTTGTCCGGTACGGCCTTGGCGAAATACTGAGCAATTTCAATCCGCTCCGCAGCAGATAATGCCGGCGATTCTCCTGTACTCCCTCCGATCACATAACCTTCCAAATACTCGGACGTATAGTCGATCAGATTGTCAAATCCGGAATAATCAATCTTCCCATTGGTGAACGGTGTCGGTATAACCGGAATATTCCCTTTCATGACAGGCCTCCATTTTTCTTTATGCTGAAAATTTGTTTTGCTGAATGAATTAGAAACTAATATAGCACCCCAAACTTCATAGTGTCAACGAAAATGGGACAAATTTGTTCTAAACCTGTACCATTATTTTTTCCGGCATATTATAATGGTTTTCTAGAATTGAATTTGATTCACCTAAATTGGAGGGGTATGGTTGAATAACAAAGAATTTCGATATATTGAAATGGCAGGGATTTTGAGGATGGAGATCCTGTCCGGCTTCCTGAAGCCCGGCCAGTTTCTGCTTCCCGAGAAAGAACTGTGCCAGCTCTACAACATCAGCCGAAACTCCCTGCGCCAGGCACTGGAGCTGCTTACCAATGAGGGCCTTCTGATCAAGATGGTCGGCCGGGGGACTATGGTTGCCAAGGATCTGGACATCACCAAACATGAGTCCAACGTGATTAACATCATTTGCCCCTACGATTCCTCCTATGTCAGAAAAGCACTTCCCATATTGATAGAAATGTTCAAGGAGCAGTATCCGCATGTGGAGTTCAGAGAGTTCAAGACGGAATTGCGCAACGAGAAGCTGCTGAAGGATCTGTCGGGCTTCGGCATCAGGGCGGACCTGGTTATCATCAGCGATCATGATATGCAGCATCTGCCGCTGGAGGAGTTCCTTGCGCTTGAGGATATCATTCCGGAACAGGAAGTGAACAATGATCAGCTGGTTAATGTGTTCCGCCATGAGGGCCGGCAGTACGCCGTTCCTCTCACCTACTCCCCGGTATTTTTGGCCTGTAATCCCCGGCTGTTCAGCGATAACGGTCTGGAAATGCCGACAAAGGACTGGAGCTGGGAGCAGTTCGCGGAAGCGGCCCGAATCATGACGAGAGATGCTAACGGAGACGGGCAAAGCGATATTTATGGCCTGGGGCTGTCCTCCTCCCTGTACCGCTGGCCCGTGCTCGCCAGAAAGTACGGCTGCTCTCTGCAGCAGGAGTCTTCGGGCACATTGAATATTGACGGACTCGGCGAGTTCCTCCGTTACATCCAGACCATGATTTATAAAGACGGAAGCAGTCCGGCCGCAGCGATCAATGATTGGGAGCTGCTGGCCCAACTGTTCGACGAAGGCCATCTTGGCATGTTCCTGACGACAACGCTGACCACCGGCATGCATAACGGGGACTTCCCGGTTACGGTCATTCCGATTCCCATGAGCCCGGAAGCCCATAAAGGGAATCTCACGATTGCGAACGGGATGATGATTCCGCAGACGAGCGGCAATCCGAAACTGGCCAAGCTGTTCGCCGAGTTCTCGATGCGGATGGATTATCAGATGCGAATGGCCAGCGAAGCCAAGTTTCTGTCTGTCTACCCCCAGGTCAACAAAGTAGTGTGGACAGAGCTTGAGCTTGGAGCGCTCGGGCTATCCCAGGACAATCCGGAGCATCTGTACTTCATGCATGAATTCCTTCCGAATTCGGCAGCCGAGATTTTGCATAGTGAAATGATTAAATTCTGGGCGGGTTTTGATGCCCCCGATGAGCTCGCCCATAGACTGCAAGGCTTGTTCGCCCCCTCCGAACCCCCTCATATCGAAGCCGCTGAGTAATTTCAGCGGCTCTTTTTTTTATTTTATATGTCATTATCCTTAACATTGGTGGTTGACTTCTCTTCATAACCTCATGATATAATGGAATCGGTACTAAACCTATACCATTTATTATCCGAGAAACATGTTATAATATCTACCACGTAATTGCGGATGCTGCAATCAAAAAAAGGAGTGACATCAGATGAACATTGCAAAATTAGCAGTCGTAAATGAGCAATCCGTTCAATTGCGAAGATGGCGATACGGCGTTAATGCATTTGAAGGATTTATAGAGGAGCTTCTGGACCAGCACCGAATCCCCTATCGCAGCTTCAAGACTCTGGATGAAGCCTTAAGCAATCAGCCGGATCTTCTTATTGTCGCTCTGTGCGAAGAGAACCGCGAGAATGGCAGCAAGTTGAAATCCTATGCAGAGAACGGCGGAACTGTTATCTCATATGCCGGACTGAACATGCTTGCCGAGGAACTGGGATATTATGAAGACCGGCCGACAGGTTCAGGGTACGCGGCGCTTCCGGAATTTAATCATTCCCCGCTGCGCTTCCTGGCGGCGATGCCATGGAGCCCTAACCGCACACAGAACAGTGCCGCAGGGGCGTCCGGCATGCTGCACCAAGGCAGACCGCAAGGCGCAGAAGCCGGACCGGCGCTGCTGTCCATCCCGGTCGGACAAGGCTTCATCGAACGCTGGTCGGTGAACATCCCCTTCACGATCGTTGCCCTGCAGCAGGGTACGGGACCTGTCTACGATGATGGTTCAGCCTCCCCGGACGGAACCATTCCGATCAGGGAGGATATATTGAAGGCCGATGACCGCTGTGCAATGGATTGGGAGTATGACCGGCTGCAGACGCCGACCGGCATGAGCTACTACGCCTATCCCTACGCGGACTGGTGGCGGGAGGTATTCATCAGCCATTTGATCAAGGCCGCCGCCGCCAAGGATCTCCCTCTTCCTTTCCTGAATTATTGGCCTGAAGGAGTTCCGGCGGTATTATCCATCTCGCATGACAGCGATCTAAATGTAGATCAGCACGCCGAGACCACACTGAATTTTCTCCGGCAACTCGGCATCCGGACGACCTGGTGCATGCTGGAGCCCGGTTATTCCGCCCGGTACTATGATGAAGCAAAGGCCGACGGCCATGAGCTCTCCCTTCATTACAATGCACTGGAAATGGACGGAGGAAGCTGGGGCGAAGAAGCCTTTCGCAGTCAGAGCCAATGGCTGAAGCGGTCAGCCCGGCTCACCAAAATCCCTTCCAATAAAAATCACTACACCCGCTTCGAGGGTTGGGGAGAATTATTCCTCTGGTGCGAACGCAATGGAATTGAAGCGGATCAGTCGAGGGGGCCAAGCAAAGCGGGTAACATCGGCCTGATCTTCGGCACCTGCCATCCCTATTTTCCAATCAGCGATTTCACCGAGGGCAACCGGTTCTATGATGTGCTTGAGATCGGTTTTCTCAGCCAGGATTTGAACCACCCCGAGCTTTACGATTCCAGTGTTGTCGATCCGTTCCTCAATGCCATTGAGCAGGCGGAAGGCGTTGCCCATTTCCTTTTTCATCAGGCGCATATCCACCGTTTCGAATCGGTCAGACAGGCTATCCGTGAAGTAGTAGACGGCGCCAGAAGACGCGGTTTCGCTCTCTGGACCATCGCCGAGGTTAACGACTGGGAAAGAGCGCGGCGGAATCTATGGATTGCCGGCCTCGACGATTCCGGTGTTCCTGTTCTGGAAGGAACGGCTTTGCCGCGGCAGACCGCCGTTTATGTTCCGGTAACGAGCGGCAATCCCGCCGAGGGGAGCATCCGTGAGCGTAAATTCGGAGTGTTGTGCAGCAAGCATATCGTGGGCGAGGAGGAGATTGAAATTGTCAAAGGTAATGACCGGATCCAAACCGTATGAAGAATCGAGTTATGTTCCCCGGACATGGCGCAGCAAGCTTTGGAGAGAGCGGTATATTTTCCTGCTGCTCCTCCCCGGTCTCATCTATTTCCTGGTCTTCAAGATCATCCCCGTCTTCGGAAATATTATCGCGTTCCAGGAATTCAATCCTTTTAAGGGAATATGGGCGAGCGATTGGGTGGGGCTGGACAATTTCAAGCGCATATTCGAAGACACGGAAGTGCTGAAAGTGCTGCGCAATACGCTATACATCTCTTTTACGCAAATTGTATTCGTCTTTCCCGCTCCGATCTTCCTGGCTATCATGCTCAATGAGGTTGCCAACAGCAAAGTCAAACGCATTATTCAGTCCGTTGTGTATCTGCCCCACTTCTTCTCCTGGGTCGTCATCATCAGCATCGCCACTATCTTTCTGAAGCCGGAAGGCATCATCAATCAGATCCTGGAAAGCCTCGGCTATAATTGGGTCTCGTTCATGACTAACCCGCATATGTTCGTTCCCATCGTCATTATTGAGCTGATCTGGAAGGAGACCGGCTGGTCCACCATCATCTTCCTGGCAGCGCTGGCTTCCCTGAATAATGAGCTTCTGGAAGCGGCGATTGTCGATGGAGCCGGACGCTGGAAACGAATCTGGAGCATCATCCTGCCTTCCATCAGCGGCACCATTGTTATTCTGCTGATCCTGCGGCTCGGCTCCGTGCTGGATTCAGGCTTCGAGCAAATCTTCCTCATGCTGAACCCGTTCAATAAGGAAATAGGCAACGTGCTGGACACCTTCGTCTATGAAAAAGGGATCAAGCAAAGCGATTTCAGCTTCAGTACGGCGGTAGGCCTGTTCAAAGGGGTTGTCGGTCTTGTGCTGGTCCTGGGCGCCAATAAAATCGCCAAAAGATTCGGCCATGACGGATTATTCTAACCTCACTTCAATGGAAAGGAGCGCCTGCCATGCATTATAAATCCAGAGCCGACAAATGGTTCAACGCCTTCAACTATCTTTTGCTAAGTATCGTATGCCTGTGTATGATCTTTCCGCTGCTGTACATTTTCTCGGTATCCTTCTCGACCATGCAGGACTTTGTGCAAAAGGATATTATTCTGTGGCCCTCCAAATGGGATCTTGGCGCATACCGCTACATCTTCAGCACCGAAACATTCGGACGGGCCATGCTCGTCAGTGCCTGTCTCACCGTTGTCATCACCTGTGTCAATCTGCTCATGACGAGCACAATGGCTTTTGCCACAACCTTCCGGTTCACCGGCTCCAAGCTGATTCTCCGTATGATCGTGTTCACGCTATTGTTCTCTCCTGGCTTGATTCCCAGCTATTTGATGGTACGCAATCTCGGGTTAATCAATTCCTACTGGTCACTGATACTTCCCGGTATGATCAGCACCTTCAACCTCATCGTCATCCGGCAATTTTTCCAGGGTCTGCCCAAGGAGATTTTCGAAGCGGCGAATATTGACGGAGCCAATGAACTGCAAATTTTCCGCAAAATCGCCCTGCCGCTGTCCAAACCGGCCCTTGCCGCCTTCGCCCTGTTCTATGCGGTGGATGCCTGGAACGCGTACTTCAACGTCATCCTGTACATGAATGACACCACCAAATGGACGATCCAGGTCGTCCTTCGCCAGATCGTCATCGTCGCACCGCCGGACAACAATTTGTTATCCAGCTTGCTGCGGGAACCGCCTCCAGCGCAGACCGTTCAAATGGCAGCTGTTCTGATAGCTACACTTCCGATTCTCATCATCTATCCGTTTCTGCAGAAGCATTTTGCCAAAGGGGTGATGCTCGGCTCAGTGAAAGGATAAGCGGTTGAAGCTCGCAGACAATCCAGACTCAACATTTATTACGGAGGGGATCTATTACTATGGAAAAGCTTAACAAAACGGTTCTGAGTTCACTTACCCTGATTGCGTTATTGACAACAGCGGCATGTTCATCCTCAAATAATGGAAATACTTCCCCTGCCGGCAATAATTCCGCCTCTTCGGCAGCACCTTCTGACGGATCTGACAAGAAGTACACGATCTCGATGATGGATATGACCTATGGCAAAATCCCCCCGAGTGACGGGGCCGGCGTCAAGATGATCAATGAGAAATTTAATGTCGATTACAAGACGACCATCGTGCCTTATGACGGCTACCTGGAGAAGATGTCCGCCACCATAGCCGGGGGCGATATGCCGGATATTCTAGGAATCGAGGAATATGTAGCAGCCGGGTCCCTCCAGAAGTGGGCTGACCAGGGCGCCTTCCTGAAGCTGAATGATTATATCGACAAATACCCGACTCTCAAAATGGTACCCGCCGAAGTCTGGGGGGCTGTGACGAACAAGGATGGCTCGATCTGGGGGATTCCCCGCTACTATCCGAATACGGCTGCCCAGAACTTTGCAATCCGCCAGGACTGGCTCGATAAGCTCGGACTCAAGATGCCGACGAGCTACGACGAATTGGCAAAAGTTGCGCTGGCCTTCACCAAAGACGATCCCGACGGAAACGGCAAAGACGATACTTACGGCCTCGTGATGAGCGGTGGAGGCTATCCGAACTATGCGATGGGCGCCTATTGGGACTTGAACTCCTGGTACCATAAGGATGCGGACGGCAACTTTATCCCAGGTTATATCGGTGAAGGCCGCAAGGAAGCCGTTAAAGTATTCGCCGATTTGTACAAGCAAGGGGCGATTACGAAGGGCTTCGGTGCCAATACGAGCTTCGAGCAAGGCCAGGCCGACTTCTATAATGGCAAGGCAGGCATCTATATTACCGGCATCCGCGGTCTGGATGAGAATCTGGCGAACTCCCTGCTGTCGGTCAACCCGAATGCCAAGCTCTCCGCCATTCCGCCGTTCGTTGCACCGGACGGCTCCCAGGGCTTTATGGCCCAGAAGGGATACTACCGGATCACCGTACTTAACGCCAAGCTGGCCGGTGACGAAGGCAAGATCGACCGCATTCTCTCCATGATCGACTACGGGCGCACCTTTGTTCCGATTGATCAGCAGACACCGGATAATGAAATTTTTGATTTCCGTAACGGCAAGAACGGTGTTGGCTACACCTACGAGAACGGAGTTGCCACCCTCTCCCAGCCGGATCAAGGGCTGATGCCTGCCAGCTATCTTCCAGATGCTGTGATGTGGGCTCCAAGCGTACTTGACAACAAATATTCCGAGCTCCAGACTAATCCACTCTACAAACCGCTTGTCAAAGAGCTTGAACAGCAATATCAGGATTTCGAGCAATATGCTGACCCTAGCAATTCCGGCTTCTCCGCAACACTGAATAGCGGTAAGGGCACGGATGCAATGAATAAAGTGACCGATACGCAAGTGAAAATGATCATGGGCGATACCCCTCTCTCCGATTGGGACAAGATGGTGGATGAATTCATGAAGAGCGGCGGGTCCGACATTATCAAAGAAATGAATGACAGCCTGAAAGGCAAGGAATTGATCGGCTATAAGAACATGAGCAAGTAATCCGGGCGAAACTTATTTTCAACCGCTGCAATGGACCGCAACCCAAGGCCCCATACGGCCTTGGGTTGTTCTTATTTTTTAATGAAAGGCGGGCTTGTTGTGAATCAGCAGCTGTACAGCCATGCGGGGAAGCCCTGCCGCAATTTTAATATCCTCGCGACGGAAGTGCTCATTGACCCTGTCGATGGCAGAGAGAAATTCGTGCTCTCCAACTACGCGATGGGAGAAACCGGCAGCCTCATCCTGATCGACACCATAACGGGTCAGGGAGAGAACCTCCCGCTTCCCGTTGGACCGGGAGCCTGGGGGCTGGTCAACTGGCATCATGAGAAGCTGGTTGTGGGGACCTGTGTCGATCATGCCTATTTGCATGTGCTTGATTTGCGCACACGGCAATGGGCGCCGGTATTGATATCCGAAGGAGAATCTTACTTCTGGGGGATGACGCTCGGCTCGGACGGGAAGGTGTACGGGGGGACCTATCCGGGCTGCTCATTGATGCAGTATGATCCGCAGACCCATACGCTCCTGAACTTGGGCAAGGTATCTGACAACGTGAGCAATCAGTACAGCCGTCCGGTCTGGGGAGAAGCGGCCGGTTATATTTTGATGAATTACGGCTTTGACACGAACGGAATGAAGGCATACCGGATCAGCGACGGCCAGTTTATCGAATTCGGCTCACCGGGAGAGCAGATTAAATGGGTTACCGGCAAATTGGTATGCACGGAGCAAGAAAATGGAAATGGGCTGGCCTATTACGATGCGGCTGCGCTGCAACCGGTAGACGGCGGCGCTGTCACGGAGAGGGACATCCCCCTGCTGACGCTCACCTTGACCGGCGGGCAGTCTGTTCCTATCAGGCATTTAGGCGGCAATCGCGCAGCCGGGGTGAAAGGGCAAGAGTATTTCATCGCGGATTTACCGCCGGATTCCGCTTCATACGCCGAGCCTATGGAGGTGGACTTGAAGCGCATCCCCGTTGAGGCGCCTGCTACAGCCATCTTCACGCTGCAATCGGACGGCAAGGAGCTGCTGTGGGGCGCAAGCGGATTCGGTCAGACCGTCTTCAGCTTCAATCCCTCCACCGGCGCCTACTGGAATTCACCTTCTGTATGCAACGCCGGCGGCGAGGTGTACGGATTGCAGTTCATTGATAACCGCCTGTTCATGAGCGCCTATGTCGGCGGGGATCATGTGCTGTACGATCCTTCCAGGCCTTGGGAGCAACTCCACAACGTCAATCCCCGTACTCTCCGATCCGTCGCCCCGGAGCTGATCCGTCCCGAAGGAAGAAGTGTACTGGGGCCCGATGGAGCATTCTGGACCGGCTGGTCTGCGCAGTACGGCGTGTATGGCGGCGGCCTTTCACGGGTCGATCCGGCAACGCTTGAAGTCGAGATTTGGTATGATCCCGTCCCGGGACAGCAGGTTTCCGGTCTGGCCGCCGATGAGAAATATTTGTATTTCACTACGAATGGAG includes these proteins:
- a CDS encoding carbohydrate ABC transporter permease, producing MHYKSRADKWFNAFNYLLLSIVCLCMIFPLLYIFSVSFSTMQDFVQKDIILWPSKWDLGAYRYIFSTETFGRAMLVSACLTVVITCVNLLMTSTMAFATTFRFTGSKLILRMIVFTLLFSPGLIPSYLMVRNLGLINSYWSLILPGMISTFNLIVIRQFFQGLPKEIFEAANIDGANELQIFRKIALPLSKPALAAFALFYAVDAWNAYFNVILYMNDTTKWTIQVVLRQIVIVAPPDNNLLSSLLREPPPAQTVQMAAVLIATLPILIIYPFLQKHFAKGVMLGSVKG
- a CDS encoding ABC transporter permease, which encodes MTGSKPYEESSYVPRTWRSKLWRERYIFLLLLPGLIYFLVFKIIPVFGNIIAFQEFNPFKGIWASDWVGLDNFKRIFEDTEVLKVLRNTLYISFTQIVFVFPAPIFLAIMLNEVANSKVKRIIQSVVYLPHFFSWVVIISIATIFLKPEGIINQILESLGYNWVSFMTNPHMFVPIVIIELIWKETGWSTIIFLAALASLNNELLEAAIVDGAGRWKRIWSIILPSISGTIVILLILRLGSVLDSGFEQIFLMLNPFNKEIGNVLDTFVYEKGIKQSDFSFSTAVGLFKGVVGLVLVLGANKIAKRFGHDGLF
- a CDS encoding extracellular solute-binding protein, producing the protein MNNKEFRYIEMAGILRMEILSGFLKPGQFLLPEKELCQLYNISRNSLRQALELLTNEGLLIKMVGRGTMVAKDLDITKHESNVINIICPYDSSYVRKALPILIEMFKEQYPHVEFREFKTELRNEKLLKDLSGFGIRADLVIISDHDMQHLPLEEFLALEDIIPEQEVNNDQLVNVFRHEGRQYAVPLTYSPVFLACNPRLFSDNGLEMPTKDWSWEQFAEAARIMTRDANGDGQSDIYGLGLSSSLYRWPVLARKYGCSLQQESSGTLNIDGLGEFLRYIQTMIYKDGSSPAAAINDWELLAQLFDEGHLGMFLTTTLTTGMHNGDFPVTVIPIPMSPEAHKGNLTIANGMMIPQTSGNPKLAKLFAEFSMRMDYQMRMASEAKFLSVYPQVNKVVWTELELGALGLSQDNPEHLYFMHEFLPNSAAEILHSEMIKFWAGFDAPDELAHRLQGLFAPSEPPHIEAAE
- a CDS encoding dihydrodipicolinate synthase family protein, giving the protein MKGNIPVIPTPFTNGKIDYSGFDNLIDYTSEYLEGYVIGGSTGESPALSAAERIEIAQYFAKAVPDKHVVIGLGHTNLQEAAGIGKAAADAGIRSALVPSPYYFPNSLEMVKEYVGSLAEQTGLQIIFYDNPVTTNTFYTAQQLIELAAAVPAIKAIKMTDHNMGKIRALKKDGGLAVFGGDDIICYRAIEAGVDGNMIIAPIIYPKEFKEGWDLYQEGRREESFAVFARTILPFIHMFGPGDEIPTTKALYHHLGLFKSAETRLPLLPSDEQRVRETLLGYQYGRKG
- a CDS encoding extracellular solute-binding protein; protein product: MEKLNKTVLSSLTLIALLTTAACSSSNNGNTSPAGNNSASSAAPSDGSDKKYTISMMDMTYGKIPPSDGAGVKMINEKFNVDYKTTIVPYDGYLEKMSATIAGGDMPDILGIEEYVAAGSLQKWADQGAFLKLNDYIDKYPTLKMVPAEVWGAVTNKDGSIWGIPRYYPNTAAQNFAIRQDWLDKLGLKMPTSYDELAKVALAFTKDDPDGNGKDDTYGLVMSGGGYPNYAMGAYWDLNSWYHKDADGNFIPGYIGEGRKEAVKVFADLYKQGAITKGFGANTSFEQGQADFYNGKAGIYITGIRGLDENLANSLLSVNPNAKLSAIPPFVAPDGSQGFMAQKGYYRITVLNAKLAGDEGKIDRILSMIDYGRTFVPIDQQTPDNEIFDFRNGKNGVGYTYENGVATLSQPDQGLMPASYLPDAVMWAPSVLDNKYSELQTNPLYKPLVKELEQQYQDFEQYADPSNSGFSATLNSGKGTDAMNKVTDTQVKMIMGDTPLSDWDKMVDEFMKSGGSDIIKEMNDSLKGKELIGYKNMSK